GCAGAGTTTAACTATCCTAATGAAATAGGGCCAGGAGTGTATGATATCCATTCGCCAAGAGTGCCATCAACCCAAGAAGTGGTTGATTTAATTGAAAAGGCAGAAAAATACATCCCAAAAGAAAACATTTGGATCAATCCTGATTGTGGGCTAAAAACTAGAAAATGGCCTGAAACCAAAAAAGCTTTAGAGGTTATGGTAAATGCCACTCAGCAAATAAGAGAAAAAGTTGAAGTTAGTTGTTAAGTTTAAAAATCCCGTATATCGTTTTTGTATACGGGATTTTAATTTTTTTATTTACTCCAAGCAAAGTTTTTAAAAGCATCATCTACAGGAGTTTCTGCAATACTATTTGTGTAGTTGCTAATTACTTTTTGAGATAATCCTAAAATAATTTCTAGCAAATGTCTTTGAGTGTATCCAGCAGCGTAAAAAGTTTCTATTTCTTCTTTAGAAATATTTCCTCTGTCTTTGGTAATAGACAGAGTTGTTTTGTGTAATGTTTGTAGTTTTTCTGTAGGTAAAGAAGTTTTGTTTCTTAAGGCTTCTGTAATAGCATCATCAACCTTCATTGCTTTTGCAATTCCTGTATGTGCGGGAACGCAGTAATGACATCCGTGCTCTACATTAATGGTTTGCCAAACTACGGTTAATTCATCTTTATTAAAAGATGAATTTGTAAACAATCCGTGTAATGTTTGGTATGCTTCTAATAAACCAGGAGCTCCAGCCAATACTCCGTGTAAATTTGGTAAAAAACCATTGTTTTTTTGTGATGCTTCTAACAAAGCTTTACTTCCTTCGGGTGCAGATTCAATAGTGTGAATTGTTAATGTTTCTTTTTGGTTTGTTGTACTCATATTTTAAGTTTTTTAAATATTATTTATTTCTAAACGTTCGGTTAGAAATTGGTTAAAAAAAAATGTTAAAGACTTTTGAATGTATTTTCTATATAGTTTTTTAATTGTGATGGGTTAAAAACTCTGGTTGCAGAGGCTAAGCCAAACATTGCTATTATTAAAAAATCTCCTTGTTCTTTAACTGTAATTTCATCTTTGGTCGCATCCTTTTTTAAAACTTTCATAAAATGCTCTTTTATTTCATTTGTAAAGTTTTCTAGGACTTTTTTTATTTGCTCATCCGCCTTTTCTGTTAGTTCATTTGCAGTATTAGTTACCAAGCAACCTTTTCCAAACTCAATCTCTTTGGTAAATTCTACAAAATCATAAAAATAATCTTTAATAGCATTTACTCCTTTTGTAGATGATTCTAGCTTTAAAATAAGCTTGTTTAATTTTTTCTTGTAACATTTAATACTCTCTAGCAAGACTCCATTTTTGTTCCCAAAACTAGCGTATATAGAAAATTTATTAATGCCCATTTCTTTTTCAAGCATTTGCATAGAAGTAGTTTCGTAACCATTCTTCCAGAATAAGTTCATTGCTTTTTCAATAACTTCTTCTTCTATGTATTCCTTTTTTCTTGCCATTATTATCTTAATACAGCACAAAACTAACCAAATGGTTAGAAACAAAAAAACTATTTTATGTTTTTGATATGAGTAAGTAATTTTTACATAAAAAAAGCTGTTACAGAATTTTTGTAACAGCTTAAGAAGTTTCTAACAATATGATGTTTTAAGCATTCATTATACTTTCAATTTCCTCAATTTCAATAGGTATATTTTTCATCAAATTAATAGGTTCAGCATTTTTTTGAAGCACCAAATCATCTTCTAATCTAATTCCTAAATTTTCTTTTGGAATATAAATTCCAGGCTCTACGGTTAATACCATATTGGCTTTCATTTCATTTTCATAATCACCAAAATCGTGAGTGTCTAGCCCTAAATGATGTGATGTACCATGCATAAAATACTTTCTGTAGGCAGGTTTTTCTTTGGTTTCATTTTGAATGTCTGCTTTGTCTAATAATTTTAAAGAAAGTAATTCAGAGGTCATTAATTTTCCAATTTCTTCGTTATATTCCTTCCAAAGGGTACCTTCTCTAAGCATTTTAGTAGCCTCGTTTTTTACGTTTAATACAGATTGATATACAGCTTTTTGCCTATCTGTATATTTTCCGTTTACAGGAATGGTTCTGGTTAAATCACTAGAATAATTGGCATATTCTGCAGCAGTATCCATCAAGATTAAATCACCATCTTTACACTGTTTGTTGTTTTCTATATAATGTAATACACAGGCAGAATATCCTGAGGCAATAATAGGAGTGTAGGCAAATCCTTTTGATTTGTTACGAATAAATTCATAAATCAATTCAGATTCAATCTCATATTCCCATACATTAGGTTTTACAAAGTTTAAAACCCTGTTAAATCCTTTTTTGGTAATGTTACAAGCATGTTGGATTAAATCAATCTCTATTTGAGATTTAATTCCTCTTTGTAGAAAAAGAATATCCGATGCTTTTAAATAGTTGTGATTTGGATAGTTTTCTTTTAATTTTTTTACAAAACGATCTTCACGAGTCTCCATTTCTAAGTTAGCTCGTTTGTGAGGATTTTGATTTATATAAATATTTTTGGCTTCAGGAATTAAATCTTTTAAAATAGTTTCCATTTCAGACAACCAATAAATGGTTTGGATTCCAGAAGTTTGAGTGGCAGTTTTTTTGTTTAATTTTTCTCCCTCCCAAATAGCGATTAACTCACTGGTTTCTTTGGTGAATAAAATTTCTCTATGATTTGGATTTTTAGCATCTGGAAACAAAACCAACACCGCTTCTTCTTGATCTACACCACTTAAATAAAAAATATCTCTGTGCTGATGAAAAGGTAAAGTGCTATCAGCACCAGTTAAATAAATATCATTAGCATTAAAAAATGCAATGGAACTAGCTTCCATTTGTTGGGTAAAACATTTTCTGTTTTCTATAAATAACAGTGGGTTTATTGGGTCGTACTTCATAAACATAAAGTTACATAAACCCCATAAAAAAACCTCTTCGGTTTAGAAGAGGTTTTGTGATTAATAATGCTAAAAATTATTTAGATACAGTGGTTGTACTTTGACCATAGATACCTATTGTAATAATACTTAATAATTGATCAACAAATGTGAATTCTGTTTTAGCTTCAAAGTTATCAGAACCATTAGCCATTTTTTGTGGCTCAGTAGTTTTTAATGGAGATAATCCCCAAAATAAATATTTGTTTTTTCCTTTAACTTCTTGACCAGTTTGAGGTCCTTCTCCAAAAGTATGTATAGTAGAGTAACAAGATGTTAATAATAAAGAACTTCCTAATAATATTGTGTATAATGCTTTTTTCATGAGTTTTGATATTATTTTGTTACAGTTGTAGTAGTTGGTGTGTATACTCCATAAGTAATAGTACGAAG
Above is a genomic segment from Wenyingzhuangia fucanilytica containing:
- a CDS encoding carboxymuconolactone decarboxylase family protein; amino-acid sequence: MSTTNQKETLTIHTIESAPEGSKALLEASQKNNGFLPNLHGVLAGAPGLLEAYQTLHGLFTNSSFNKDELTVVWQTINVEHGCHYCVPAHTGIAKAMKVDDAITEALRNKTSLPTEKLQTLHKTTLSITKDRGNISKEEIETFYAAGYTQRHLLEIILGLSQKVISNYTNSIAETPVDDAFKNFAWSK
- a CDS encoding TetR/AcrR family transcriptional regulator, which translates into the protein MARKKEYIEEEVIEKAMNLFWKNGYETTSMQMLEKEMGINKFSIYASFGNKNGVLLESIKCYKKKLNKLILKLESSTKGVNAIKDYFYDFVEFTKEIEFGKGCLVTNTANELTEKADEQIKKVLENFTNEIKEHFMKVLKKDATKDEITVKEQGDFLIIAMFGLASATRVFNPSQLKNYIENTFKSL
- a CDS encoding aminopeptidase P family protein; translation: MKYDPINPLLFIENRKCFTQQMEASSIAFFNANDIYLTGADSTLPFHQHRDIFYLSGVDQEEAVLVLFPDAKNPNHREILFTKETSELIAIWEGEKLNKKTATQTSGIQTIYWLSEMETILKDLIPEAKNIYINQNPHKRANLEMETREDRFVKKLKENYPNHNYLKASDILFLQRGIKSQIEIDLIQHACNITKKGFNRVLNFVKPNVWEYEIESELIYEFIRNKSKGFAYTPIIASGYSACVLHYIENNKQCKDGDLILMDTAAEYANYSSDLTRTIPVNGKYTDRQKAVYQSVLNVKNEATKMLREGTLWKEYNEEIGKLMTSELLSLKLLDKADIQNETKEKPAYRKYFMHGTSHHLGLDTHDFGDYENEMKANMVLTVEPGIYIPKENLGIRLEDDLVLQKNAEPINLMKNIPIEIEEIESIMNA
- a CDS encoding Bor/Iss family lipoprotein; its protein translation is MKKALYTILLGSSLLLTSCYSTIHTFGEGPQTGQEVKGKNKYLFWGLSPLKTTEPQKMANGSDNFEAKTEFTFVDQLLSIITIGIYGQSTTTVSK